The genomic segment ATGAAAAGCCTCCAGATTGGTGGGATCACCATTGGCTACGGCCCTGAATGTACCGGCTCCGTCCACCTCAAACTGTACTTCGGCATCGGCATCCGGACATAAGTTGCCCTGTCTGTCCACTGCTCTGACACGGATGTAGGCGAGGCTACGGCCATCAGCAAGAATAGAATCCTGCATAGCTTCCAGCTCAATTTCATAGGGTTTGTCTGCCGTACGTACAATTTTCTCTGCCGCAGGTTTGCCCTTCTGATCATAGGCTACGACTTTAATCTCTCCGGGTTCATAAACCGCATCCATCCACATCAGGCGGTACCGCTGTTGCAGGGAAGCATTACTTTTGTGCTGCCTGCCCTGGCTCTTCCCGTTGATAAACAGTTCGGCACTGGGATAGTCCGTATATACGAATACAGGTGTCTGCTTTCCAACGCGGTCAGGCCAGGTCCAGTGCGGCAGTATATGCAGGGTATGTTCCTTTTTATTCCATTGGCTCCGGTATAGGTAGTATCGATCCTTGGGAATACTGGCTAGATCGATGATGCCAAACATCGAGCTATGGTTGGGCCAGGCATCCGTATCATAAGGAGACGGTTCACCGAGGTAGTCAAATCCGGTCCACACAAACTGTCCCATGGTCCAGTGGTGGTCGTCTGCCAGTGCAAAATCTTCATCCGGCAGGTTGGACCAGGAACAATATTCCATATCATAAGACGATGACTGATGATCAGCATAGCGCATGTCGCCCTTTTTTACGACGGGAAACTTATATACGCCGCGCGAACTCACGGTGGAGGCTGTTTCTGATCCGAGCACAACATTCTGTGGCAACTGAGTGTAGGCTTCTGCATAACGGTGGGTGCGGTAGTTGAGTCCCGGTACATCCAGGAGACTGGCAAAGCCGTTTTCCAGCACACAGCTGACTTGGTCCATACCGCAGGTGACCGGCCGTGTAGGATCTTCCCGATGGCAGATATCCTGCAAAAACGAAGCTACTTTGTACCCGTCCGGACTGCATTGTGTAGGCACTTCGTTGCCGATACTCCACATCACCACCGAGGGATGGTTTCTAAAGTGATGGATCATATTGACCATATCGCGCTCTGCCCATTCGGCAAAGAAGCGGTGATAGCCGTTTTTGCATTTGGCAATGTCCCATTCGTCAAATGGCTCGATCATCATCATCAGCCCCAGTTCATCGCAGAGTGCCACCAGTTCCGGTGCCGGCATATTGTGTGCCGTACGTATGGCATCACAGCCCATGTCTTTAAGCAGCTCCAGCTGATACCTTAAGGCTGAGACATTGATTGCTGCCCCTAGAGGCCCAAGGTCGTGGTGGTTGCACACCCCCTGAAACTTGCGGATCTGACCATTTAGCATAAACCCTTTATCCGCAATGATACGCACCTCGCGAATGCCAAAGCGGGTCTCGAAATTGTCTGTCAGTCTGCCGTCGACAAACACCTGCGTCAACGCCCGGTAGAGCGCCGGATGTTCAGGACTCCAGAGTGCAGGATTGCTGACCTCAAGATGCTGAACGAAAGGCTTACCAAAATTTAATTTTTGCTGATTTTCCTTCTGTGCCACTACACGCCCCTCCCCATCCACTATTTCCGTCACCATACGTACAAGCTTCCCCTCCGCATGGCTGAGGCTGGTCTCCAACCGGACAGAGGCCATGCTGTCGGACACAAAAGGCGTGGTGACATAAGTCCCCCAGAC from the Sphingobacterium thalpophilum genome contains:
- a CDS encoding glycoside hydrolase family 2 TIM barrel-domain containing protein codes for the protein MKRLLHVTIIFCLLCLGLPCSLRGQTIREAFMLEKNWRFYQGDVAQGQATDLNDRTWKKVTVPHDWAIYGPFDRAHDLQDVAITQNGEKKASVKTGRTGGLPYVGVGWYRNSFDIPHFDAERKRVVLKFDGAMSEARVYVNGKEACFWPYGYNAFHCDVTKLLHADGMGNKIAVRLENKPQSSRWYPGAGLYRNVHVIVTEKVHVPVWGTYVTTPFVSDSMASVRLETSLSHAEGKLVRMVTEIVDGEGRVVAQKENQQKLNFGKPFVQHLEVSNPALWSPEHPALYRALTQVFVDGRLTDNFETRFGIREVRIIADKGFMLNGQIRKFQGVCNHHDLGPLGAAINVSALRYQLELLKDMGCDAIRTAHNMPAPELVALCDELGLMMMIEPFDEWDIAKCKNGYHRFFAEWAERDMVNMIHHFRNHPSVVMWSIGNEVPTQCSPDGYKVASFLQDICHREDPTRPVTCGMDQVSCVLENGFASLLDVPGLNYRTHRYAEAYTQLPQNVVLGSETASTVSSRGVYKFPVVKKGDMRYADHQSSSYDMEYCSWSNLPDEDFALADDHHWTMGQFVWTGFDYLGEPSPYDTDAWPNHSSMFGIIDLASIPKDRYYLYRSQWNKKEHTLHILPHWTWPDRVGKQTPVFVYTDYPSAELFINGKSQGRQHKSNASLQQRYRLMWMDAVYEPGEIKVVAYDQKGKPAAEKIVRTADKPYEIELEAMQDSILADGRSLAYIRVRAVDRQGNLCPDADAEVQFEVDGAGTFRAVANGDPTNLEAFHLPQMHLFRGQLTLIVQSGQQAGKIAIKAKSSGLRSGRLIVSTTAVR